A region of Vigna radiata var. radiata cultivar VC1973A chromosome 6, Vradiata_ver6, whole genome shotgun sequence DNA encodes the following proteins:
- the LOC106765131 gene encoding guanine nucleotide-binding protein alpha-2 subunit — protein sequence MLSCVTENMGLLCSRNRRYNDADAEENAQTAEIERRIELETKAEKHIQKLLLLGAGESGKSTIFKQIKLLFQTGFDEAELKSYLPVIHANVYQTIKLLHDGSKEFSQNDADFSKYVLSDENKEIGEKLSDIGGRLDYPYLTKELAQEIENLWKDPAIQETYARGSELQIPDCTDYFMENLQRLSDANYVPTKEDVLYARVRTTGVVEIQFSPVGENKKSGEVYRLFDVGGQRNERRKWIHLFEGVSAVIFCAAISEYDQTLFEDENRNRMMETKELFEWVLKQPCFEKTSFMLFLNKFDIFEKKILKVPLSVCEWFKDYQPVSTGKQEIEHAYEFVKKKFEESYFQNTAPDRVDRVFKIYRTTALDQKVVKKTFKLVDETLRRRNLFEAGLL from the exons ATGCTGTCTTGTGTAACAGAAAATATGGGCTTACTCTGTAGCAGAAACCGGCGTTATAATGATGCTGATGCTGAAGAAAACGCACAG ACTGCAGAGATTGAAAGAAGAATAGAATTGGAAACAAAGGCTGAAAAGCACATTCAGAAACTTCTACTACTTG GAGCTGGAGAGTCAGGGAAGTCCACAATATTTAAGCAG ATAAAACTTTTGTTTCAAACTGGCTTTGACGAGGCAGAACTAAAAAGCTACTTACCAGTCATCCATGCTAATGTGTATCAGACAATAAAA TTATTGCATGATGGATCAAAGGAGTTTTCCCAGAATGATGCTGATTTTTCCAAGTATGTTTTATCCGATGAAAATAAG GAAATTGGGGAAAAGTTATCAGATATTGGAGGAAGGCTGGATTACCCATATCTCACCAAGGAACTTGCACAGGAAATTGAAAATCTGTGGAAGGATCCTGCAATTCAG GAAACATATGCCCGTGGTAGTGAACTTCAAATTCCAGATTGTACTGattatttcatggaaaattTGCAAAGGTTGTCTGATGCAAATTATGTTCCAACAAAG GAGGATGTTTTGTATGCTAGAGTGCGTACCACTGGGGTTGTAGAGATCCAGTTCAG CCCTGTTGGGGAAAATAAGAAAAGCGGTGAAGTCTATAGACTCTTTGATGTTGGTGGCCAGAGAAATGAGAGGAGAAAGTGGATCCATTTGTTTGAAGGAGTTTCAGCTGTAATATTCTGTGCTGCAATTAGCGA GTATGATCAAACACTTTTTGAGGACGAAAACAGAAACAGAATGATGGAGACTAAGGAACTTTTTGAGTGGGTCCTGAAGCAACCATGTTTTGAg AAAACATCCTTCATGTTATTCTTAAACAAGTTTGACATATTTGAGAAGAAGATCTTGAAA GTCCCACTGAGTGTATGTGAATGGTTCAAAGATTACCAACCTGTCTCAACAGGGAAACAAGAGATTGAGCATGCATACGA gtttgtaaagaaaaaatttgaGGAATCATATTTCCAGAACACTGCTCCTGATCGTGTAGATCGTGTGTTCAAGATCTACCGGACCACTGCCCTTGA